Proteins co-encoded in one Bremerella sp. TYQ1 genomic window:
- the purD gene encoding phosphoribosylamine--glycine ligase → MNVLVLGSGGREHALAWKLSQSSRVRNVFVAPGNAGTQIDAENVPIPETDFAELVSFAKRNDVGLTVVGPEAPLVAGAVDYFKEQGLTIFGPNKAAAQLEGSKSFCKQTLRSADVPTADYRVFREADAAARYIKDRFPHEGEDVNVVVKADGLAAGKGVTVCDTAEEALEAIDQIGRQRVFGDAGAQIIIEERLDGEEASVLAITDGKTILTLPPAQDHKPAYDDDQGPNTGGMGAYSPTPLVTPQVMQMVQEKVLVPTVHGMKRARNPFQGVLYAGLMMTNQGPKVLEYNVRFGDPECQPILMRLKSDLVDILEACAEGRLDSIDPPEWDTRPSVCVVMASEGYPGSYEKGKPIRGLEEAAKLEDVKVFHAGTKMEGDQVVTNGGRVLGVTAIGDTISAAKLKAYTAVKCIRWDGAWCRKDISDKALRHS, encoded by the coding sequence ATGAACGTATTGGTCCTTGGTTCTGGTGGACGCGAGCACGCGTTAGCTTGGAAGTTGTCACAGAGTTCCCGCGTGCGAAACGTTTTTGTCGCTCCAGGAAACGCTGGCACCCAAATCGATGCGGAAAACGTCCCCATTCCGGAAACCGACTTTGCGGAACTCGTTTCCTTCGCCAAACGGAATGACGTTGGCTTAACGGTAGTTGGCCCTGAAGCACCTCTTGTTGCTGGTGCCGTCGACTACTTCAAGGAACAAGGACTCACGATCTTCGGCCCCAACAAAGCCGCCGCCCAACTGGAAGGCAGTAAATCTTTCTGCAAGCAGACCCTCCGTAGCGCTGACGTTCCGACAGCCGACTATCGCGTCTTCCGTGAAGCAGATGCGGCGGCACGGTACATCAAGGACCGCTTCCCACACGAAGGGGAAGATGTCAACGTGGTCGTTAAAGCAGATGGACTTGCTGCCGGCAAAGGGGTTACCGTTTGCGATACCGCGGAAGAGGCTTTGGAAGCGATCGATCAAATTGGTCGTCAACGCGTCTTCGGTGACGCCGGCGCACAAATCATCATCGAAGAACGTCTCGATGGCGAAGAGGCCAGTGTGCTGGCAATCACCGATGGAAAAACCATCCTGACACTTCCACCGGCTCAAGATCATAAGCCTGCCTACGACGACGACCAAGGACCAAACACCGGCGGCATGGGAGCCTACTCCCCTACCCCGCTAGTCACGCCTCAGGTCATGCAGATGGTCCAGGAGAAGGTACTCGTTCCGACCGTCCACGGTATGAAGCGGGCCCGAAACCCATTCCAAGGTGTCCTCTACGCCGGACTGATGATGACCAACCAGGGCCCGAAGGTCCTGGAGTACAACGTTCGCTTTGGCGACCCGGAATGCCAACCGATCTTGATGCGTCTGAAGTCGGACTTGGTCGACATCCTGGAAGCTTGTGCCGAAGGGCGACTCGATTCGATCGATCCTCCGGAATGGGATACACGTCCCTCCGTTTGTGTCGTGATGGCCTCCGAGGGCTACCCCGGCAGCTACGAAAAAGGCAAGCCTATCCGTGGCTTGGAGGAAGCAGCAAAGCTAGAAGACGTAAAAGTATTCCACGCAGGCACCAAAATGGAAGGCGATCAGGTGGTTACCAATGGTGGTCGCGTGCTGGGCGTGACCGCAATCGGCGATACCATTTCGGCCGCCAAGCTGAAGGCCTATACGGCCGTCAAATGTATCCGCTGGGATGGTGCCTGGTGCCGCAAGGATATTTCCGACAAAGCGCTACGACATTCGTAA
- a CDS encoding NYN domain-containing protein, translated as MPLIIDGYNLLFAAGLVGSVDGEGSFEGERRALLDALLSVIDPKELTQTVVVFDSAKAPPGLPRIYNHQQITVRFATGYADADEMIEELVRDHHAPKRLTVVSSDHRVQRAAKRRKAKAIDSDSWYRLMRQTRQRRQQLEAKKPPPPKQPKMPSLPDTEVNQWMEFFGDIDFDELTPPEFIAPKSSPPSGNSVEEPESAPPKKKSSKPQPTEPTPRVFTDDYLKKIAEEFFGPDP; from the coding sequence ATGCCGCTGATCATTGATGGATACAATCTGCTTTTCGCGGCCGGGCTCGTCGGTTCTGTCGATGGCGAGGGCTCCTTTGAAGGGGAACGCCGTGCATTACTGGATGCCTTACTCTCAGTAATCGATCCAAAAGAATTGACGCAGACCGTCGTGGTGTTCGATTCGGCCAAAGCACCGCCAGGATTGCCGCGAATCTATAACCACCAACAGATCACGGTTCGATTCGCAACCGGCTACGCCGACGCGGACGAGATGATCGAAGAGTTAGTCCGCGATCATCATGCCCCCAAGCGATTGACGGTCGTTTCCAGTGATCATCGCGTTCAACGCGCCGCGAAGCGAAGAAAAGCCAAGGCGATCGATAGCGACAGCTGGTATCGCCTGATGAGGCAAACACGTCAGCGGCGTCAGCAACTCGAGGCCAAAAAACCTCCGCCTCCTAAGCAGCCGAAGATGCCTTCTTTGCCTGACACGGAAGTGAATCAGTGGATGGAATTCTTCGGGGACATTGATTTCGATGAATTGACTCCGCCGGAGTTCATTGCTCCTAAATCATCGCCACCATCTGGTAACTCCGTTGAAGAACCTGAGTCGGCCCCTCCTAAGAAAAAGTCGTCGAAGCCTCAACCTACAGAGCCGACGCCTCGGGTTTTCACCGACGACTATTTGAAGAAGATCGCCGAAGAGTTTTTCGGGCCAGATCCGTAA
- a CDS encoding dihydroorotase family protein gives MLRTLIQNGRVIDPSQNIDRVTNLLIEEGRIAGIDVAPTDEMKVIDASGKLVVPGLIDLHVQIREPGFEEDETIESAAYAALAGGFTSIAAISETNPPVDSAAAVTYLGRQASEADHCNVYPVACVSSERQGEEMAEIGILHNAGAIAFSDGQRPVSNPELLRRALEYTLMFGRPVLNRPEMVELSRDGVMHDGKVSTVLGLAPMPAEAEDVMAARDIRICEATGGKLHLLAISCSGTVEILRRAKVRNVSVTASICAYQFAMTDDAMRGFHTSLKLNPPLRSQDHMDACIAGLRDGTIDVIASGHAPRSSEKKMCAITEAPFGMVGLETALGLVSTHLVHTGKVEWPTIIRAMSTNAAKVLGVEKGTLKSGADADITIIDPEHAWTVDTSSYRSKSFNCPLNGVALKGRAVETIVGGITKFRYDEA, from the coding sequence ATGCTACGAACGTTGATTCAAAACGGTCGGGTAATCGACCCAAGCCAAAACATCGATCGCGTTACGAATCTGTTGATTGAAGAGGGGCGGATCGCCGGCATCGATGTGGCCCCAACCGACGAGATGAAGGTAATCGATGCTTCCGGCAAACTGGTCGTGCCGGGGTTGATTGATTTGCACGTACAAATCCGTGAGCCTGGATTCGAAGAAGACGAAACCATTGAATCGGCGGCATACGCGGCGCTTGCCGGCGGCTTCACCTCGATTGCGGCAATCAGCGAAACGAATCCACCTGTCGACAGCGCAGCAGCGGTGACTTATCTCGGCCGGCAGGCTTCCGAAGCGGATCACTGCAATGTCTATCCTGTCGCATGCGTCAGTAGTGAGCGACAAGGGGAAGAGATGGCGGAGATCGGCATCTTGCACAACGCAGGTGCGATCGCCTTCAGCGACGGTCAACGTCCAGTTTCAAATCCAGAACTGCTTCGTCGGGCCTTGGAGTACACACTAATGTTTGGCCGCCCGGTGCTAAATCGCCCGGAAATGGTCGAGCTTTCTCGCGATGGCGTGATGCATGATGGTAAAGTGAGCACCGTACTAGGGCTTGCTCCGATGCCTGCCGAAGCCGAAGACGTGATGGCGGCTCGTGATATTCGTATTTGTGAAGCGACCGGGGGAAAGCTGCATCTCTTGGCGATCTCGTGTAGCGGAACTGTCGAGATCCTTCGTCGTGCCAAGGTACGAAACGTTAGTGTGACGGCAAGTATTTGCGCATATCAGTTCGCCATGACCGATGATGCGATGCGCGGGTTTCATACCAGTTTGAAATTGAATCCGCCCCTGCGTTCGCAAGATCATATGGACGCGTGCATTGCCGGACTTCGGGATGGAACGATTGACGTTATTGCCAGTGGACACGCCCCGCGTTCTTCTGAAAAGAAGATGTGTGCGATTACGGAAGCTCCCTTCGGAATGGTTGGGCTTGAGACGGCCCTTGGGCTAGTAAGTACGCATTTGGTTCACACCGGCAAAGTCGAATGGCCGACGATCATTCGGGCGATGTCGACCAATGCCGCGAAGGTTCTAGGCGTCGAAAAGGGAACTCTCAAGTCAGGCGCGGATGCGGACATCACCATCATTGATCCGGAGCATGCCTGGACAGTCGATACCTCTTCGTACCGCTCGAAGAGCTTCAATTGCCCGCTGAATGGTGTAGCACTGAAGGGGCGGGCCGTCGAAACGATCGTAGGCGGGATCACGAAGTTTCGTTACGATGAGGCGTAA